A section of the Enterobacter sp. C2 genome encodes:
- the cysJ gene encoding NADPH-dependent assimilatory sulfite reductase flavoprotein subunit, producing the protein MTTQAPPSALLPLNPEQLARLQAATTDLTSTQLAWVSGYFWGVLNQQPGAAAMAAAPAPAAETPAITLLSASQTGNARRVAEALRDDLLAAKLNVNLVNAGDYKFKQIANEKLLVVVASTQGEGEPPEEAVALHKFLFSKKAPKLNGSAFAVFGLGDTSYEFFCQCGKDFDSKLAELGAERLLARVDADVEYQTAASEWRARIVEILKARVPTESPAQAAVTATGVVNEVFSSPYTKEDPLVATLAVNQKITGRDSEKDVRHIEIDLGDSGLRYQPGDALGVWYQNDPALVRELVELLWLKGDEPVTVDGKTLPLSEALEWHFELTVNTASIVENYAKLSRSETLLPMVGDKARLQHYAATTPIVDMVRFSAAQLDAEALIGLLRPLTPRLYSIASSQAEVESEVHVTVGVVRYDVEGRTRTGGASGFLADRVEEDGEIRVFIEHNDNFRLPANPETPVIMIGPGTGIAPFRAFMQQRAADEAPGKNWLIFGNPHFTEDFLYQVEWQRYVKEGVLNRIDLAWSRDQKEKIYVQDKLREQGAELWRWINEGAHIYVCGDATRMARDVEQALLEVIAEFGGMDTETADEYLSELRVERRYQRDVY; encoded by the coding sequence ATGACGACACAGGCCCCACCTTCCGCTTTGCTTCCGCTGAACCCGGAGCAGCTGGCGCGCCTTCAGGCAGCCACCACCGATTTAACATCGACCCAGCTCGCCTGGGTTTCCGGCTATTTCTGGGGCGTGCTTAATCAGCAGCCAGGCGCAGCAGCGATGGCGGCAGCGCCGGCTCCGGCGGCAGAGACGCCGGCGATCACGCTGCTCAGCGCGTCGCAAACCGGTAACGCCCGTCGCGTCGCAGAAGCACTGCGTGACGATCTGCTGGCGGCGAAGCTCAACGTCAACCTGGTCAACGCTGGCGACTATAAATTCAAACAAATTGCCAATGAAAAACTGCTGGTCGTGGTTGCTTCGACCCAGGGGGAAGGGGAGCCACCGGAAGAAGCGGTCGCCCTGCACAAGTTCCTGTTCTCAAAAAAAGCGCCGAAGCTTAACGGCAGTGCCTTTGCCGTGTTCGGCCTGGGCGATACCTCCTACGAATTCTTCTGCCAGTGCGGTAAAGATTTTGACAGCAAGCTGGCGGAGCTGGGTGCCGAGCGCCTGCTGGCTCGCGTGGATGCCGACGTTGAGTATCAGACGGCTGCCAGCGAGTGGCGGGCCCGCATCGTTGAGATCCTGAAGGCCCGCGTGCCCACCGAAAGCCCGGCCCAGGCGGCAGTGACCGCCACCGGCGTGGTCAACGAGGTCTTCTCCAGCCCCTATACTAAAGAGGATCCGCTGGTTGCCACGCTCGCCGTGAACCAGAAGATCACCGGCCGTGATTCCGAGAAAGATGTGCGCCATATCGAGATCGATCTGGGCGACTCCGGTCTGCGCTACCAGCCGGGCGATGCGCTGGGCGTGTGGTATCAGAACGATCCGGCGCTGGTGCGCGAGCTGGTCGAGCTACTGTGGCTAAAAGGCGACGAGCCGGTCACCGTGGATGGCAAAACGCTGCCGCTCTCTGAAGCGCTGGAGTGGCATTTTGAGCTGACGGTCAACACCGCCAGCATCGTTGAGAACTACGCTAAGCTGAGCCGCAGTGAAACCCTGCTGCCGATGGTGGGCGACAAAGCTCGACTTCAGCACTACGCCGCGACGACGCCGATCGTCGACATGGTGCGCTTCTCGGCTGCCCAGCTGGATGCTGAGGCGCTGATTGGCCTGCTGCGTCCGCTGACCCCGCGCCTCTACTCCATCGCCTCATCTCAGGCCGAAGTCGAGAGCGAAGTGCACGTTACCGTTGGCGTGGTGCGCTATGACGTTGAAGGCCGCACACGCACCGGCGGCGCGTCAGGCTTCCTCGCCGATCGTGTTGAAGAGGACGGTGAGATCCGCGTGTTCATTGAGCACAACGACAACTTCCGCCTGCCTGCAAACCCAGAGACGCCGGTGATCATGATCGGCCCAGGCACCGGTATCGCCCCGTTCCGCGCCTTTATGCAGCAGCGTGCGGCCGACGAGGCGCCGGGTAAAAACTGGCTGATTTTTGGTAATCCGCACTTTACCGAAGACTTCCTGTACCAGGTGGAGTGGCAGCGCTACGTCAAAGAGGGCGTGCTGAACCGCATCGATCTGGCGTGGTCCCGTGACCAGAAAGAGAAAATATACGTACAAGATAAACTGCGCGAACAGGGCGCAGAGCTGTGGCGCTGGATCAATGAAGGCGCGCACATTTATGTCTGCGGCGACGCGACGCGCATGGCGCGTGACGTTGAGCAGGCTTTACTGGAAGTGATTGCCGAGTTCGGTGGCATGGATACCGAAACGGCTGACGAATATTTAAGTGAGCTGCGCGTAGAGCGCCGTTATCAGCGAGATGTCTACTAA
- the queD gene encoding 6-carboxytetrahydropterin synthase QueD: MSTTLFKDFIFEAAHRLPHVPEGHKCGRLHGHSFMVRLEITGDVDPHMGWIMDFSELKAAFKPTYDRLDHYYLNDIPGLENPTSEVLAKWIWEEMKPLVPLLSAVTIKETCTAGCVYRGE, translated from the coding sequence ATGTCTACCACGTTATTTAAAGATTTCATCTTCGAAGCTGCTCACCGTCTGCCCCACGTGCCCGAAGGCCACAAATGTGGTCGCCTGCATGGCCACTCGTTTATGGTGCGCCTGGAAATTACTGGTGACGTCGATCCCCATATGGGTTGGATCATGGACTTTTCCGAGCTAAAGGCGGCGTTTAAGCCGACCTACGACCGACTGGATCACTACTATCTGAACGATATTCCTGGCCTGGAGAACCCAACCAGCGAAGTGCTGGCGAAGTGGATCTGGGAAGAGATGAAGCCGCTTGTGCCGCTGCTGAGCGCAGTGACAATCAAAGAGACCTGTACGGCGGGCTGTGTCTATCGCGGAGAGTGA
- the queE gene encoding 7-carboxy-7-deazaguanine synthase QueE, producing the protein MQYPINEMFQTLQGEGYFTGVPAIFIRLQGCPVGCAWCDTKHTWDKLADREVSLYSVLAKTKESDKWGPASSEDLLAIIERQGYTARHVVITGGEPCIHDLIPLTMLLEKNGFSCQIETSGTHEVRTSTNTWVTVSPKVNMRGGYDILQQALDRADEIKHPVGRMRDVEALDELLATLHDDKPRVIALQPISQKEDATRLCIETCIARNWRLSMQTHKYLNIA; encoded by the coding sequence ATGCAGTACCCGATTAATGAGATGTTCCAGACCTTGCAAGGCGAGGGTTACTTTACCGGCGTTCCCGCTATTTTTATCCGTCTGCAGGGGTGCCCGGTAGGCTGTGCCTGGTGCGATACCAAGCACACCTGGGATAAGCTCGCCGATCGAGAGGTGTCCCTTTACAGCGTGCTGGCAAAAACCAAAGAGAGCGATAAGTGGGGCCCGGCAAGCAGTGAAGATCTGTTGGCCATCATTGAGCGTCAGGGCTATACCGCCCGCCACGTGGTGATCACTGGCGGCGAACCCTGTATTCACGATCTGATCCCGCTGACGATGCTGCTGGAGAAAAACGGCTTTAGCTGCCAAATCGAAACCAGCGGCACCCACGAGGTGCGCACCTCGACCAATACCTGGGTGACGGTTTCACCGAAGGTGAATATGCGCGGCGGGTATGACATTCTCCAGCAGGCGCTGGATCGTGCGGATGAGATCAAGCACCCGGTTGGCCGGATGCGTGACGTTGAGGCGCTGGATGAACTGCTGGCGACGCTGCACGACGATAAGCCGCGGGTGATTGCGCTTCAGCCGATCAGCCAGAAAGAGGATGCGACGCGTCTGTGTATTGAAACCTGCATCGCTCGCAACTGGCGTCTGTCGATGCAGACGCATAAATACCTGAATATTGCTTGA
- the eno gene encoding phosphopyruvate hydratase codes for MSKIVKVIGREIIDSRGNPTVEAEVHLEGGFVGMAAAPSGASTGSREALELRDGDKSRFMGKGVTKAVGAVNGPIAQAILGKDAKDQAGIDQIMIDLDGTENKSNFGANAILAVSLANAKAAAASKGLPLYAHIAELNGTPGKYSMPVPMMNIINGGEHADNNVDIQEFMIQPVGAKSLKEAVRMGSEVFHNLAKVLKSKGMNTAVGDEGGYAPNLGSNAEALAVIAEAVKAAGYELGTDITLAMDCAASEFYKDGKYVLAGEGNKAFTSEEFTHFLEDLTKQYPIVSIEDGLDESDWTGFAYQTKVLGDKIQLVGDDLFVTNTKILKEGIEKGIVNSILIKFNQIGSLTETLAAIKMAKDAGYTAVISHRSGETEDATIADLAVGTAAGQIKTGSMSRSDRVAKYNQLIRIEEALGEQAPYNGRKEIKGQA; via the coding sequence ATGTCCAAAATCGTTAAAGTCATCGGTCGTGAAATCATCGACTCCCGTGGTAACCCGACTGTTGAAGCCGAAGTACACCTGGAAGGTGGTTTCGTCGGTATGGCTGCTGCCCCGTCAGGTGCTTCTACTGGTTCCCGCGAAGCGCTGGAACTGCGCGATGGCGACAAATCCCGTTTCATGGGTAAAGGCGTGACCAAAGCCGTTGGCGCGGTTAACGGCCCGATTGCTCAGGCTATCCTTGGCAAAGACGCTAAAGATCAGGCTGGCATCGACCAGATCATGATCGACCTGGACGGTACTGAGAACAAATCTAACTTCGGTGCTAACGCAATTCTGGCTGTTTCCCTGGCGAACGCCAAAGCTGCTGCTGCCTCTAAAGGCCTGCCGCTGTATGCGCACATCGCTGAACTGAACGGCACCCCGGGCAAATACTCTATGCCGGTTCCGATGATGAACATCATCAACGGTGGCGAGCACGCTGACAACAACGTAGACATTCAGGAATTTATGATTCAGCCGGTTGGCGCGAAATCCCTGAAAGAAGCCGTACGTATGGGTTCAGAAGTGTTCCACAACCTGGCGAAAGTGCTGAAATCTAAAGGCATGAACACCGCTGTGGGCGACGAGGGTGGCTATGCGCCGAACCTGGGTTCCAACGCCGAAGCACTGGCTGTTATCGCTGAAGCGGTAAAAGCAGCAGGCTACGAGCTGGGTACCGACATCACTCTGGCGATGGACTGTGCAGCCTCTGAGTTCTACAAAGATGGCAAATACGTTCTGGCTGGCGAAGGCAACAAAGCGTTCACCTCTGAAGAGTTCACCCACTTCCTGGAAGATCTGACCAAACAGTATCCGATTGTTTCCATCGAAGATGGCCTGGACGAGTCTGACTGGACTGGCTTTGCTTACCAGACCAAAGTGCTGGGCGACAAAATCCAGCTGGTTGGCGACGATCTGTTCGTAACCAACACCAAGATCCTGAAAGAAGGCATCGAGAAAGGCATCGTTAACTCCATCCTGATCAAATTCAACCAGATCGGTTCTCTGACCGAAACCCTGGCTGCGATCAAAATGGCGAAAGACGCTGGCTACACTGCGGTTATCTCTCACCGCTCTGGCGAAACTGAAGATGCAACCATCGCTGACCTGGCTGTGGGCACCGCTGCTGGCCAGATCAAAACCGGTTCTATGAGCCGTTCTGACCGCGTTGCTAAGTACAACCAGCTGATTCGTATCGAAGAAGCGCTGGGTGAGCAAGCACCGTACAACGGTCGTAAAGAGATCAAAGGCCAGGCATAA
- the pyrG gene encoding glutamine hydrolyzing CTP synthase, whose product MTTNYIFVTGGVVSSLGKGIAAASLAAILEARGLNVTMMKLDPYINVDPGTMSPIQHGEVFVTEDGAETDLDLGHYERFIRTKMTRRNNFTTGRIYSDVLRKERRGDYLGATVQVIPHITNAIKERIVAGGEGHDVVLVEIGGTVGDIESLPFLEAIRQLAVDIGREHALFMHLTLVPYMAAAGEVKTKPTQHSVKELLSIGIQPDILVCRSDRAVPANERAKIALFCNVPEKAVISMKDVDSIYKIPGLLKSQGLDDYICKRFSLNCPEANLSEWEQVIYEEANPSGEVTIGMVGKYIELPDAYKSVIEALKHGGLKNRVTVNIKLIDSQDVETRGVEILKDLDAILIPGGFGYRGVEGKIATARYAREHNIPYLGICLGMQVALIEFARNVAGMDNANSTEFVPDCKFPVVALITEWRDEEGNVEVRSEKSDLGGTMRLGAQQCQLDDDSLVRQMYGSSTIVERHRHRYEVNNMLLKQIEAAGLRVAGRSGDDQLVEIIEVPNHPWFVACQFHPEFTSTPRDGHPLFSGFVKAASEYQKRQAK is encoded by the coding sequence ATGACAACGAACTATATTTTTGTGACCGGCGGGGTTGTATCCTCTCTGGGTAAAGGCATTGCAGCCGCCTCCCTCGCAGCCATTCTTGAAGCCCGTGGCCTTAACGTGACCATGATGAAACTGGATCCGTATATCAACGTCGATCCGGGTACCATGAGTCCTATCCAGCACGGGGAAGTGTTCGTTACGGAAGACGGCGCTGAAACCGACCTGGATTTGGGCCACTACGAGCGTTTCATTCGTACTAAAATGACACGCCGCAACAACTTCACCACTGGCCGTATCTATTCCGACGTACTGCGCAAAGAGCGCCGTGGCGACTACCTGGGCGCAACCGTTCAGGTTATTCCACACATCACCAACGCCATTAAAGAGCGCATCGTTGCCGGTGGCGAAGGCCACGACGTGGTGCTGGTTGAGATCGGCGGTACCGTGGGTGATATCGAATCCCTGCCGTTCCTTGAAGCGATCCGCCAGCTGGCGGTGGATATCGGCCGTGAGCACGCGCTGTTTATGCACCTCACCCTGGTGCCGTACATGGCGGCAGCAGGCGAAGTGAAAACCAAGCCTACCCAGCACTCTGTTAAAGAGCTGCTCTCTATCGGTATTCAGCCAGATATCCTGGTTTGCCGTTCCGATCGTGCCGTTCCTGCTAACGAACGTGCGAAAATTGCATTGTTCTGTAACGTGCCGGAAAAGGCCGTTATTTCAATGAAAGACGTCGATTCGATTTATAAAATTCCAGGCCTGTTGAAATCACAGGGTCTGGACGATTATATTTGTAAACGATTCAGCTTGAACTGTCCGGAAGCTAACCTGAGCGAATGGGAACAGGTTATCTACGAAGAGGCGAATCCGTCAGGTGAAGTCACCATCGGTATGGTCGGCAAGTACATTGAGCTGCCGGATGCCTACAAATCGGTGATTGAAGCGCTGAAGCATGGCGGCCTGAAAAACCGTGTTACCGTCAACATCAAATTGATCGATTCGCAAGATGTTGAAACACGCGGTGTAGAAATTTTGAAGGATTTGGATGCTATCCTGATCCCTGGTGGCTTCGGCTACCGTGGCGTAGAAGGCAAAATCGCCACCGCGCGCTATGCGCGTGAACACAATATTCCATATCTGGGTATCTGCCTGGGTATGCAGGTTGCGCTGATCGAGTTTGCGCGCAACGTGGCGGGGATGGACAACGCTAACTCAACGGAATTTGTGCCAGACTGTAAGTTCCCGGTTGTGGCTCTCATTACCGAATGGCGTGACGAAGAGGGCAACGTCGAAGTGCGCTCTGAGAAGAGCGACCTGGGCGGCACAATGCGTCTTGGTGCGCAGCAGTGCCAGCTTGATGACGATAGCCTGGTGCGTCAGATGTACGGTTCGTCGACTATCGTTGAACGTCATCGTCACCGCTATGAAGTTAACAACATGCTGTTGAAACAAATTGAAGCTGCGGGTCTGCGTGTTGCAGGCCGTTCCGGCGATGATCAGTTGGTCGAGATCATCGAGGTGCCAAACCATCCGTGGTTTGTTGCCTGTCAGTTCCACCCGGAATTTACTTCAACGCCGCGCGACGGGCATCCGCTGTTCTCAGGCTTTGTGAAAGCCGCCAGCGAGTACCAGAAGCGTCAGGCGAAGTAA
- the mazG gene encoding nucleoside triphosphate pyrophosphohydrolase, with product MNQINRLLSIMQRLRDPETGCPWDKEQTFATIAPYTLEETYEVLDAIARNDLDDLRGELGDLLFQVVFYAQMAQEQGHFDFNDICAAISDKLERRHPHIFADATANSSSEVLARWEEIKTSERAEKAQHSALDDIPHAFPALMRAHKIQKRCSAVGFDWDSLGPVLGKVHEEIDEVMHEAKQAVVDQAKLEEEMGDLLFATVNLSRHLGVKAETALQKANLKFERRFREVERIVAARGLTMTGVDLDTMEEVWQEVKRQESDL from the coding sequence ATGAATCAAATCAACCGCTTGCTGAGCATCATGCAGCGCCTGCGCGACCCGGAAACCGGCTGTCCGTGGGATAAAGAGCAGACCTTCGCCACCATCGCCCCCTATACGCTGGAAGAGACCTACGAGGTGCTCGACGCCATCGCCCGTAACGATCTTGACGATCTGCGCGGCGAGCTGGGGGATCTGCTGTTCCAGGTGGTATTTTATGCTCAGATGGCACAGGAGCAGGGGCATTTTGACTTCAATGACATCTGCGCGGCCATCAGCGACAAGCTTGAACGCCGCCATCCGCATATCTTTGCCGACGCGACCGCCAACAGCAGCAGCGAAGTGCTGGCGCGCTGGGAGGAGATCAAAACCAGCGAGCGGGCTGAAAAAGCGCAGCATTCGGCGCTGGACGATATTCCCCACGCTTTTCCTGCGTTGATGCGTGCCCATAAGATCCAGAAGCGCTGCTCGGCGGTGGGCTTTGACTGGGACTCTCTCGGCCCGGTGCTGGGTAAGGTGCATGAGGAGATCGACGAGGTAATGCACGAGGCAAAACAGGCGGTCGTGGATCAGGCCAAACTGGAAGAGGAAATGGGCGATCTGCTGTTCGCCACCGTCAATCTTTCTCGTCATTTAGGGGTAAAAGCCGAAACCGCGCTACAAAAAGCGAACCTCAAATTTGAGCGCCGCTTCCGTGAAGTTGAGCGAATTGTCGCCGCCCGCGGTCTGACAATGACCGGCGTCGATCTCGACACCATGGAAGAAGTCTGGCAGGAGGTAAAGCGCCAGGAATCTGATCTCTAA
- the relA gene encoding GTP diphosphokinase → MVAVRSAHLNRAGEFDSKKWIASLGISSQPSCERLAETWAYCLQHTQDHPDAELLLWRGVEMVEILSMLSMDLDTLQAALLFPLADAEVVSEAVLRESVSKSVVALIYGVRDMAAIRQLKATHTDAVSSEQVDNVRRMLLAMVDDFRCVVIKLAERVAHLREVKDAPEDERVLAAKECTNIYAPLANRLGIGQLKWELEDYCFRYLHPDEYKRIAKLLHERRIDRERYIDEFVGHLRAEMKREGVKAEVYGRPKHIYSIWRKMQKKHLAFDELFDVRAVRIVAERLQDCYAALGIVHTHHRHLPDEFDDYVANPKPNGYQSIHTVVLGPSGKTVEIQIRTKQMHEDAELGVAAHWKYKEGTTATSAHNSHEDRIAWLRKLIAWQEEMADSGEMLDEVRSQVFDDRVYVFTPKGDVVDLPAGSTPLDFAYHIHSDVGHRCIGAKISGRIVPFTYQLQMGDQIEIITQKQPNPSRDWLNPNLGYVTTSRGRSKIHAWFRKQDRDKNILAGRQILDDELAQLGISLKEAEKLLLPRYNFNEMEELLAAIGGGDIRLNQMVNFLQSHFNKPSAEEQDAAALKQLQQKSYAPQGRNGKDDGRVVVEGVGNLMHHIARCCQPIPGDEIVGFITQGRGISIHRADCDQLTDLQSHAPERIVDAVWGESYSAGYSLVVRVTANDRSGLLRDITTILANEKVNVLGVASRSDTRQQLATIDMNIEIYNLQVLGRVLGKLNQVPDVIDARRLHGG, encoded by the coding sequence ATGGTTGCGGTAAGAAGTGCACATCTTAATCGAGCGGGTGAATTCGATTCGAAAAAATGGATCGCAAGTCTGGGCATCTCCAGTCAGCCGTCGTGTGAGCGCTTAGCCGAAACCTGGGCGTACTGCCTGCAACATACTCAGGACCACCCTGACGCCGAGCTGCTGCTGTGGCGCGGCGTCGAGATGGTGGAAATCCTCTCCATGCTCAGTATGGATCTCGACACGCTGCAGGCCGCGCTGCTCTTCCCGCTGGCGGATGCCGAAGTGGTGAGCGAAGCGGTGCTGCGCGAAAGCGTCAGCAAGTCCGTCGTGGCGCTGATCTACGGCGTGCGTGATATGGCGGCGATCCGCCAGCTCAAGGCCACGCATACCGACGCCGTCTCCTCTGAACAGGTCGATAACGTTCGCCGCATGCTGCTGGCCATGGTGGATGATTTCCGCTGTGTGGTCATCAAGCTCGCCGAGCGCGTCGCACACCTGCGAGAGGTGAAGGATGCTCCGGAAGACGAACGCGTGCTGGCGGCCAAAGAGTGCACCAACATCTACGCCCCGCTGGCAAACCGGTTGGGCATCGGCCAGCTAAAGTGGGAGCTGGAAGACTACTGCTTCCGCTATCTGCATCCGGACGAGTACAAGCGTATCGCCAAGCTGCTGCACGAGCGGCGCATCGATCGTGAACGCTATATTGATGAATTCGTCGGCCACCTGCGCGCTGAAATGAAGCGCGAGGGGGTGAAGGCCGAAGTCTATGGTCGGCCTAAGCACATCTACAGCATCTGGCGCAAAATGCAGAAAAAGCATCTCGCCTTTGACGAACTGTTTGACGTGCGGGCGGTGCGTATCGTCGCCGAACGCCTGCAGGACTGCTACGCCGCGTTGGGGATTGTCCATACCCACCATCGTCACCTGCCGGACGAGTTCGACGACTACGTAGCCAACCCGAAGCCGAACGGCTATCAGTCGATCCACACCGTGGTGCTGGGGCCGAGCGGCAAAACCGTTGAGATCCAGATCCGCACCAAACAGATGCATGAGGATGCGGAGCTGGGCGTTGCCGCGCACTGGAAATACAAAGAGGGCACAACGGCGACAAGCGCGCATAACAGCCATGAGGATCGCATCGCCTGGCTGCGGAAGCTGATCGCCTGGCAGGAGGAGATGGCAGACTCCGGCGAAATGCTTGACGAGGTGCGCAGCCAGGTCTTTGACGATCGCGTCTACGTCTTTACCCCGAAAGGCGACGTCGTGGATCTGCCCGCCGGTTCGACGCCGCTTGATTTCGCCTACCATATCCACAGCGATGTCGGTCACCGCTGCATTGGGGCCAAGATCAGCGGGCGTATCGTGCCCTTTACCTATCAGCTGCAGATGGGCGATCAGATTGAGATCATCACCCAGAAGCAGCCGAACCCGAGCCGCGACTGGCTGAACCCAAACCTTGGTTACGTCACCACCAGCCGCGGACGCTCGAAGATCCACGCCTGGTTCCGCAAGCAGGATCGTGACAAGAACATTCTTGCCGGACGCCAGATCCTTGACGATGAGCTCGCGCAGCTGGGCATCAGCCTGAAAGAGGCAGAGAAGCTTCTGCTGCCGCGCTACAACTTCAATGAAATGGAGGAGCTGCTGGCGGCCATCGGCGGGGGCGATATTCGCCTTAACCAGATGGTGAACTTCCTGCAGTCGCACTTTAACAAGCCCAGCGCCGAAGAGCAGGATGCCGCCGCGCTGAAGCAGCTGCAGCAGAAATCCTATGCGCCGCAGGGGCGTAACGGCAAAGACGATGGCCGGGTGGTGGTTGAGGGCGTCGGTAACCTGATGCACCACATCGCCCGCTGCTGCCAGCCCATTCCGGGCGATGAGATAGTCGGCTTTATCACCCAGGGGCGCGGGATCTCCATTCACCGCGCCGACTGCGACCAGCTGACGGATCTGCAATCCCATGCGCCGGAGCGCATCGTCGATGCGGTATGGGGTGAGAGCTACTCGGCGGGCTACTCGCTGGTGGTGCGCGTCACCGCCAACGATCGCAGCGGCCTGCTGCGCGACATCACCACTATTCTCGCTAACGAGAAGGTGAACGTGCTTGGCGTTGCCAGCCGGAGCGATACCCGGCAGCAGCTGGCCACTATTGATATGAATATCGAGATCTACAACCTGCAGGTACTGGGACGCGTGCTCGGCAAGCTCAACCAGGTGCCGGACGTGATTGACGCCCGTCGTCTGCACGGCGGTTAA
- the rlmD gene encoding 23S rRNA (uracil(1939)-C(5))-methyltransferase RlmD, which yields MAQFYSAKRRVTTREIITVTVNDLDPFGQGVARHNGKALFIPGLLPGERGEVTLTEDKRQFARGAVKRRLNDSPDRETPPCPHFGVCGGCQQQHASVALQQRSKSHALARLMKHEVDDIIAAEPWGYRRRARLSLNYQPKTQTLEMGFRKASASEIVNVVRCPVLAPRLEAAIPSLRECLQSLEAVRHLGHVELVLADNGPLMVLRHTTPLPAADREKLERFSHSHGVALFLAPESAILEQVSGELPWYTSDGLRLTFSPRDFIQVNDKVNQQMVDRALAWLDIQPDDRVLDLFCGMGNFTLPLAKRAASVVGVEGVAALVAKAQENAQQNGLQNVTFFHENLEDDVTKQPWAQHGFTKVLLDPARAGAAGVMQHVLKLSPKKVVYVSCNPATLARDSEALLNAGYTMSHLAMLDMFPHTGHLESMVLFEHK from the coding sequence ATGGCGCAATTCTACTCTGCAAAACGGCGCGTGACGACGCGTGAGATCATAACCGTAACAGTAAACGACCTGGATCCCTTTGGCCAGGGCGTTGCACGTCACAACGGCAAAGCGCTGTTTATCCCCGGACTGCTGCCCGGCGAGCGCGGCGAAGTTACCCTGACTGAAGATAAACGTCAGTTCGCGCGCGGGGCGGTGAAGCGTCGGCTGAACGACAGCCCGGATCGCGAAACGCCGCCGTGCCCGCATTTTGGCGTCTGCGGCGGCTGCCAGCAGCAGCATGCCAGCGTGGCACTGCAGCAGCGCAGCAAAAGCCATGCGCTGGCGCGTCTGATGAAGCACGAGGTAGACGATATCATCGCCGCTGAGCCGTGGGGCTACCGGCGGCGGGCGCGGCTGAGCCTGAACTATCAGCCGAAAACGCAAACGCTGGAGATGGGTTTTCGCAAAGCCAGCGCCAGCGAGATCGTAAACGTGGTGCGTTGCCCAGTGCTGGCGCCCCGTCTTGAAGCAGCGATCCCTTCATTACGTGAATGCTTACAGAGCCTGGAGGCGGTACGCCATCTCGGCCACGTTGAGCTGGTGCTGGCCGATAACGGCCCGCTAATGGTCTTACGTCATACGACACCCCTTCCGGCCGCCGATCGCGAAAAACTGGAACGCTTTTCGCATTCTCACGGCGTTGCGCTGTTTCTTGCTCCGGAAAGCGCCATACTGGAGCAGGTATCCGGTGAGTTGCCCTGGTACACCTCTGACGGGCTACGCCTGACCTTTAGCCCGCGTGATTTCATTCAGGTTAATGATAAAGTGAACCAGCAGATGGTAGATCGGGCGCTGGCGTGGCTGGATATTCAGCCGGACGATCGGGTGCTGGATCTCTTCTGCGGCATGGGCAACTTTACCCTGCCGCTGGCTAAACGCGCCGCCAGCGTGGTGGGCGTAGAGGGGGTGGCTGCGCTGGTGGCGAAAGCGCAGGAGAACGCGCAGCAGAATGGGTTGCAGAACGTGACCTTCTTCCATGAGAACCTGGAAGATGACGTCACAAAACAGCCCTGGGCGCAGCACGGTTTCACAAAAGTGCTGCTCGACCCGGCGCGCGCGGGCGCAGCAGGCGTGATGCAGCATGTGCTAAAACTATCCCCAAAAAAGGTGGTCTACGTGTCATGCAACCCCGCGACGCTTGCCCGAGACAGCGAAGCATTATTAAATGCGGGCTACACTATGTCGCACCTTGCGATGCTGGATATGTTCCCGCACACCGGGCATCTGGAATCGATGGTGTTGTTTGAGCACAAGTGA